A part of Caldicellulosiruptor owensensis OL genomic DNA contains:
- a CDS encoding M23 family metallopeptidase gives MNKKNWKNKLLDFFDAKGFYIIVAVCLMVIGFSIYTIATTDFTKYEVEQNQENQQSLNSQVKLPEIPKLQESPTEVTKQDDLKKEGSKSISSKEKSKDTKNSSNSNSTFSHTQSGNSSNNSNNKSKGFTAFSKKQNNKKMVSDIQIGTDTGHDDVEVINPVDFRPIFPTIGRVIREFSDQSLVYSKTLDEWTEHPGIDIEAKEGSDVKACFDGTVIDLGEDPLYGKYIVIDHGDGYISKYYNLKELKDIQIGDIVRQGEKIGEVGISSNIEYMDPPHLHFEILYNGENQNPLKFLPQTN, from the coding sequence GTGAATAAGAAAAACTGGAAAAATAAACTTTTAGATTTTTTTGATGCTAAAGGTTTTTATATTATTGTGGCTGTATGTTTGATGGTAATCGGATTTTCGATTTATACCATTGCCACCACAGACTTTACAAAATACGAGGTAGAACAAAATCAAGAAAACCAGCAGTCTTTAAACAGCCAGGTTAAATTGCCCGAGATACCTAAGCTGCAGGAAAGTCCTACAGAGGTAACAAAACAGGATGATTTGAAAAAAGAGGGTTCTAAATCTATAAGTTCAAAAGAGAAAAGTAAAGATACTAAAAATAGTAGTAACTCAAATTCTACTTTCAGTCATACACAGTCAGGAAATAGTTCAAATAATAGTAATAACAAGAGCAAAGGTTTTACTGCCTTCTCTAAAAAGCAAAATAACAAAAAAATGGTTTCAGACATCCAGATTGGAACTGATACCGGCCATGATGATGTTGAGGTTATAAACCCTGTTGATTTCAGACCTATCTTCCCTACCATCGGAAGAGTAATTAGGGAGTTTTCTGACCAGTCGCTTGTATATTCAAAAACTCTTGATGAGTGGACAGAACACCCTGGAATTGATATAGAAGCCAAAGAAGGTAGTGATGTAAAAGCTTGTTTTGACGGTACAGTTATTGATTTAGGAGAAGATCCTCTTTATGGCAAATATATTGTGATTGACCATGGAGATGGGTATATCTCAAAGTACTATAATCTCAAAGAGTTGAAGGATATTCAGATAGGAGACATTGTAAGACAAGGAGAGAAAATAGGAGAAGTTGGTATAAGCTCTAACATAGAATATATGGACCCGCCACATCTTCACTTTGAAATACTTTACAATGGCGAGAATCAAAATCCTCTCAAATTTTTACCTCAAACAAATTGA
- a CDS encoding PDZ domain-containing protein — MSKFFWQIFELTGLSIFRLLFSWNFWVIVILISFLYRREQEFEQAVLGYNRASLLYKVVESSIAGLVGGYIVSLITLFFGIVVDVDSFMYLWYIALILALINPRYLCFSYAAGIISVISLIFKRPAVDISGILVIVAILHFVESLLIFLDGFRGAIPVVIERRKKEGIFSTSGAYLMQRFWAIPMVIIAYNYQTAAQVVKIELFEPSWWPLFKPQNLLPNTMLLMTPIVAALGYGDLAVEDEPAVISKKSAGILSIFSIILFILSALSYKIYTFKWVAALFAPIAHESIILYQQKKQKEGDSIFEAEENKIKVLYVEENSVAAKMGIKPGDVILSINGIQVQKEEDIERIFSDAQIYLWVKAVDKRGKMKELYYQDYENGIKNLGIIVITKNVKPNYEIDTESYFVFIKSIASKIKRFLFNKTN, encoded by the coding sequence ATGTCAAAGTTTTTCTGGCAGATATTTGAATTGACGGGTCTGAGCATATTTCGTCTTCTTTTTAGCTGGAATTTCTGGGTAATAGTAATTTTAATTTCTTTTTTGTACAGAAGAGAACAGGAATTTGAACAGGCTGTGCTTGGATACAACCGGGCCAGCCTTCTTTACAAAGTTGTGGAGTCTTCCATTGCAGGACTTGTAGGAGGATATATAGTAAGTTTAATTACTTTGTTTTTTGGCATAGTAGTGGATGTGGATAGTTTTATGTATCTTTGGTATATTGCTTTGATTCTTGCACTAATAAATCCAAGATATCTCTGTTTTTCGTATGCGGCGGGAATTATTTCGGTGATATCTCTCATTTTCAAAAGACCAGCTGTTGATATCTCAGGGATACTGGTAATTGTGGCAATACTTCATTTTGTTGAAAGTCTTTTAATTTTCTTGGACGGTTTTCGTGGCGCAATACCTGTTGTAATTGAAAGAAGAAAAAAAGAAGGTATTTTTTCAACTTCAGGTGCTTACCTTATGCAAAGGTTCTGGGCTATACCGATGGTAATAATTGCATATAACTATCAAACTGCTGCGCAGGTTGTCAAAATTGAGCTGTTTGAACCCTCATGGTGGCCTCTTTTTAAGCCACAGAATCTTTTGCCAAATACTATGCTTCTTATGACTCCTATTGTTGCTGCACTTGGATACGGGGATTTGGCGGTGGAAGATGAACCAGCTGTGATAAGCAAAAAAAGTGCGGGTATTTTAAGTATATTTAGTATTATTTTGTTTATTTTAAGTGCACTTTCGTACAAGATTTATACTTTTAAGTGGGTGGCAGCTCTGTTTGCACCTATTGCTCATGAAAGCATTATACTCTATCAGCAAAAGAAACAAAAAGAAGGAGATTCAATATTTGAAGCAGAGGAAAATAAAATAAAGGTGTTATATGTCGAAGAAAACAGTGTAGCAGCCAAGATGGGTATAAAACCGGGTGATGTTATTCTTTCTATAAATGGTATACAAGTTCAAAAAGAGGAGGATATAGAAAGAATATTTTCTGACGCTCAGATTTACCTGTGGGTAAAAGCTGTGGACAAAAGAGGAAAGATGAAAGAGCTATATTATCAGGACTATGAAAATGGCATAAAAAATCTAGGAATAATTGTTATAACAAAAAATGTGAAGCCAAACTATGAAATTGACACCGAGAGTTACTTTGTATTTATTAAAAGTATAGCCAGCAAAATAAAAAGGTTTTTGTTTAATAAGACAAATTAA
- a CDS encoding MGDG synthase family glycosyltransferase: MKVLILSLDAGGGHFAASNALKTAILQKYPESQVEIIDTLKIISPILDKLAVGTYLKAIKSVPFIYGLVYDSTDKEPPTKWSRALYEKFYFAFYKLYNIISDFKPDIIIGTHPSPVDMVTQLKKRGNINMPIISIVTDFTIHPYWINHFVDYIIVHHQNLVYEAIKKGAQKDKVAPLGIPINPSFAQTYDKKEIIKNLNLEDRPTILVMGGSLGLGNIEEIVEKVCKICDEAYQIIVVAGKNKALKKALEEKNFGRKIIVFGFIDFIDKLMAISDILITKPGGLTCAEALSRKLPMILISPIPGQEERNTFYLINNGAAAYVKNTENFDIVFSQIINNPQRLEHMKLACSFLGKPNSSLDIAEFIRGMAG, encoded by the coding sequence ATGAAGGTTTTGATATTAAGTCTTGATGCAGGCGGAGGACATTTTGCTGCTTCAAATGCACTTAAAACTGCTATTTTACAAAAATACCCTGAGTCACAAGTAGAAATTATAGATACTCTGAAAATCATAAGTCCAATACTTGACAAACTTGCCGTGGGAACATATTTAAAAGCAATCAAATCAGTGCCATTTATTTACGGTCTTGTATATGATTCTACTGACAAAGAACCTCCAACTAAATGGAGCAGAGCTTTGTATGAAAAGTTTTATTTTGCATTTTATAAACTCTACAATATTATTTCAGATTTCAAACCAGATATAATAATTGGGACTCATCCATCACCTGTTGACATGGTGACCCAACTTAAAAAAAGAGGAAACATAAATATGCCTATAATAAGTATTGTCACTGATTTTACTATTCATCCATACTGGATAAACCATTTTGTCGATTATATTATTGTTCATCATCAAAACCTGGTATATGAAGCAATTAAAAAAGGTGCACAAAAAGACAAAGTAGCGCCACTTGGAATCCCTATAAATCCTTCGTTTGCTCAAACATATGACAAAAAAGAAATTATTAAAAATTTGAACCTTGAAGATAGACCAACCATTCTTGTTATGGGTGGAAGCTTGGGGCTTGGAAACATAGAAGAGATTGTTGAAAAGGTTTGTAAAATATGTGATGAAGCTTACCAGATAATTGTGGTTGCTGGAAAAAATAAGGCTCTCAAAAAAGCTTTGGAAGAAAAAAATTTTGGAAGAAAGATAATAGTATTCGGGTTTATTGATTTCATAGACAAGCTTATGGCGATAAGTGATATTCTCATAACAAAACCCGGAGGACTTACATGCGCAGAAGCACTATCTCGCAAACTTCCCATGATATTAATCTCTCCTATTCCCGGACAAGAAGAAAGAAATACTTTTTATCTTATAAACAATGGAGCTGCTGCGTACGTAAAAAATACCGAGAACTTTGATATAGTATTTAGTCAGATAATAAACAACCCTCAACGTTTAGAGCATATGAAGCTTGCCTGCTCGTTTTTGGGAAAACCAAACTCGTCACTTGACATTGCAGAATTTATAAGGGGAATGGCAGGATAA
- a CDS encoding murein hydrolase activator EnvC family protein, whose amino-acid sequence MKIRLKIFSILLVFVIFFETAVSSTLKEYQNKLKSIEKNKQRTQQKIVEVKKQQQQVLSQIDGLDKKIDKVEKKIRSLRANIASVEHKILRTEAELKEEEKRKEMYYEKFKERIRCIYELNTVSVSYIEMLLDSQNLSDFFTRMYLFNDIIEYDKQILNEYTKSIETIKNKKEELVMLKEDLSREKRELENYQASLLTEQNEKKKLLSELEKEQDKLEKMLDSLEEISNELSKKIKEILARQKTKRIYKGGKLLWPLEGYYGITSYFGMRFHPILKKNKMHTGIDIAAPYGASVLAAADGDVILAGWVSGYGKTIIIDNGSGISTLYAHLSSINVAVGQKVKKGEIVGYVGSTGYSTGPHLHFEVRINGDVTDPLNFLK is encoded by the coding sequence TTGAAAATTAGACTAAAAATTTTTTCTATTTTGCTTGTATTTGTTATCTTTTTTGAGACTGCTGTATCAAGCACTTTAAAAGAATATCAAAACAAGCTGAAATCTATTGAAAAGAATAAACAAAGAACACAGCAGAAGATAGTAGAGGTTAAAAAACAACAGCAGCAAGTTTTATCACAAATAGATGGGCTTGATAAAAAGATTGATAAAGTGGAAAAAAAAATAAGAAGTTTAAGAGCAAACATTGCTTCTGTCGAACACAAAATTTTGCGAACAGAGGCTGAGCTCAAAGAAGAAGAAAAAAGAAAAGAAATGTATTATGAAAAGTTCAAAGAAAGAATAAGATGTATTTATGAGCTAAATACTGTCTCTGTATCGTATATTGAAATGCTGCTTGACTCTCAAAACCTTTCAGATTTTTTTACAAGAATGTATCTTTTTAACGATATAATTGAATATGATAAGCAAATACTAAATGAGTACACAAAGAGCATTGAGACTATCAAAAATAAGAAAGAAGAACTTGTTATGCTAAAAGAAGACTTGAGTAGAGAAAAGAGGGAGCTTGAAAACTACCAAGCTTCTCTTTTGACAGAGCAAAATGAAAAGAAGAAGCTTTTGTCGGAACTTGAAAAAGAGCAAGACAAGTTGGAAAAGATGCTGGATAGTTTAGAGGAGATTTCAAATGAGCTTTCCAAGAAAATAAAGGAGATTTTGGCAAGACAGAAGACAAAACGCATATATAAAGGTGGCAAGCTCTTGTGGCCGCTTGAGGGGTATTATGGGATAACATCATATTTCGGTATGAGGTTTCATCCAATTTTAAAGAAAAACAAAATGCACACAGGGATAGACATTGCAGCGCCATATGGAGCAAGTGTTTTAGCAGCAGCAGACGGCGATGTGATTTTAGCCGGATGGGTGTCTGGTTATGGTAAGACTATCATTATAGATAATGGTAGTGGTATTTCAACTCTCTACGCTCATCTTTCTTCAATCAACGTAGCGGTGGGGCAGAAAGTGAAAAAAGGTGAAATTGTAGGTTATGTGGGGTCTACAGGGTATTCAACTGGCCCACATCTTCATTTTGAGGTTAGAATAAACGGAGATGTTACTGACCCGCTCAATTTTCTAAAGTGA
- a CDS encoding S41 family peptidase, which produces MKKRLQTFAIILITAIVTYIVTTYIYFGSPVYTTKLFTNPKIAKVIWLLKKYYYEPKDINDQKIIDGAIDGIAASVNDPYTEYFTKKEFEEFVIQSKGTYFGIGVIIEPGENYIEVVTPFEGSPAYKAGIKPGDKIIRVNGINLTSKDIDKAVSLMRGPKGTSVTVTILRNGSSKPIDLKVVRDEIKIKTVSSSILENDIGYIKITNFDENTPQDFYNSYDKLKSSGCRGLIIDLRFNPGGLLESVVDVASNFLKKGQLIVYLKDRYNKKEYFKSYKNGDTVTPLVVLTNKYSASASEILAGCLKDQKRAKIVGEKTFGKGVVQQVFGLGDGSAVKITVSQYLLPSGAYIHKKGIEPDIKIVQPEEYQTKMNVPMDKDLQLRKAIEIIKDEISKSKF; this is translated from the coding sequence ATGAAAAAAAGACTTCAAACTTTTGCAATAATTTTAATTACTGCAATTGTCACATATATTGTAACCACTTATATCTATTTTGGTAGTCCAGTATATACAACAAAATTATTCACTAATCCAAAGATAGCTAAGGTTATATGGCTTTTAAAAAAATATTATTATGAGCCCAAAGATATAAATGACCAGAAAATTATTGACGGTGCGATAGATGGAATTGCCGCAAGCGTAAATGATCCATACACAGAGTATTTTACAAAAAAAGAATTTGAGGAGTTCGTAATACAGAGCAAGGGGACATATTTTGGGATAGGAGTGATAATAGAGCCAGGTGAAAATTATATCGAAGTTGTAACACCGTTTGAAGGTTCTCCCGCGTACAAGGCAGGTATAAAACCTGGAGATAAGATTATAAGAGTAAACGGGATAAATTTGACTTCCAAAGATATAGATAAGGCAGTAAGTTTGATGAGAGGACCAAAAGGAACAAGTGTGACAGTTACAATTTTGCGCAACGGCAGTTCAAAGCCTATTGACCTTAAAGTTGTTAGAGATGAGATAAAAATAAAGACAGTGTCTTCTTCCATTTTGGAAAACGATATAGGTTATATCAAGATTACCAACTTTGATGAAAATACTCCTCAGGACTTTTACAATAGCTATGACAAGCTCAAGAGCTCTGGCTGTCGAGGACTTATCATTGACCTGAGGTTTAACCCTGGCGGGCTTTTAGAGTCTGTTGTTGATGTTGCAAGCAATTTTCTCAAGAAAGGACAGCTTATAGTGTATCTTAAAGATAGATACAATAAAAAAGAGTACTTCAAGTCATATAAAAATGGTGACACAGTAACACCGCTGGTTGTGCTCACTAACAAATATTCAGCATCAGCTTCAGAAATATTAGCTGGATGTTTAAAAGATCAAAAAAGGGCAAAAATTGTTGGAGAGAAGACTTTTGGTAAAGGTGTTGTTCAGCAGGTATTTGGTCTTGGAGATGGTTCCGCAGTAAAAATAACAGTCAGCCAGTATCTTTTACCAAGCGGAGCATATATTCACAAAAAAGGTATAGAGCCAGACATTAAAATAGTTCAGCCTGAAGAATATCAGACCAAGATGAATGTTCCAATGGATAAAGACTTACAGCTTAGAAAAGCTATAGAGATTATAAAAGATGAGATTTCAAAAAGTAAGTTTTGA
- the ftsX gene encoding permease-like cell division protein FtsX, translating to MSLQTIKYFCKDGFKNIFLNKTMAAASISIVVAALTVVGIFIAIGINLEYISQQIEKTVDIRVILQKGQEEKAVVIEEYLRKNALVREFKYISPQMALQDLKNKLGKNSFLLEGLEKDNPLRGYFVVKPVKIEYTKKLAEELESLEGVAQVYFPSETVDKLRKILKIINLFCILLILGLYIVAIFIIANTIKITLFARRREISIMRYIGATNRFISGPFIVEGFIIGILGSILAYAIVLLFYHYAIRYLSQTITFVDFVNISIYRYKILGVFILTGSMVGILGSLISLRRYLKA from the coding sequence ATGAGTCTTCAGACAATCAAGTACTTTTGCAAAGACGGGTTTAAAAACATTTTTTTAAATAAGACCATGGCTGCTGCTTCTATCTCTATAGTAGTAGCAGCCTTAACTGTGGTTGGGATATTTATTGCAATCGGGATTAATCTGGAGTATATCTCACAGCAGATAGAAAAGACGGTTGATATAAGAGTGATTCTACAAAAAGGTCAGGAAGAAAAAGCGGTTGTAATTGAGGAGTATTTGAGAAAAAATGCTTTGGTTCGAGAGTTTAAATACATAAGTCCGCAGATGGCTCTTCAAGATTTAAAAAACAAGCTTGGCAAAAACTCATTTTTGCTTGAAGGACTTGAAAAGGACAATCCACTGCGGGGATACTTTGTAGTAAAGCCTGTAAAGATTGAATATACTAAAAAACTTGCAGAAGAATTGGAGAGTTTAGAAGGTGTTGCTCAGGTCTATTTTCCTTCGGAGACAGTAGATAAGCTGAGAAAAATTTTGAAGATAATAAATCTTTTTTGTATACTTTTAATTCTTGGGCTTTACATAGTTGCTATATTTATAATTGCAAATACTATCAAAATAACCCTCTTTGCAAGGCGCAGAGAAATCTCAATTATGAGATATATTGGTGCAACTAACAGGTTTATAAGCGGACCTTTTATTGTCGAAGGGTTTATTATAGGTATTTTGGGTTCGATTTTGGCATATGCTATTGTTTTGCTATTTTATCACTATGCAATAAGATATCTTTCACAGACCATTACCTTTGTTGATTTTGTTAACATTTCTATTTACAGGTACAAAATATTAGGAGTGTTTATACTCACAGGAAGCATGGTAGGTATACTGGGAAGCTTAATTTCTCTGAGAAGATACTTAAAAGCCTGA